AGCTGAAAGTTGCCCGAAGCGTTGGAAAACGTAATCGTCGCGTCGTTGCCCATAACCTGCGCGCAGACCATCATCGTCGCTTCGGGAATCACCGGATTAATCTTGCCTGGCATTATGCTCGAACCCGGTTGCAGCGAAGGCAAAACGATTTCGCCCAAACCGGCTTGCGGGCCAGAGTTCATCCAGCGCAAATCGTTGGCGATTTTGAAAAGCGCGCTCGCCAGTGTTTTCAGTTGTCCGCTCATTTCGACAGCGGCGTCCTGCGCGCTCTGCGCCGCGAAGTGGTTGCGTGCTTCGATAAAGGGAATATGTGTTTTCTCGCCCAGCCGCTGCGCCAAACGATGCCCGAATTCGGGGTGTGCATTAATTCCGGTTCCGACCGCCGTTCCGCCCGTTGCCAGTTCCAGCAAACGTGGCTGTGAATTCAAAATGCGCTCGATGCCTGCTTCGACCTGCGCCGCCCAACCGCCGATCTCCTGGCTCAAGCGAATCGGCATCGCGTCCATCAAATGAGTGCGGCCGGTTTTAATCACGTCGTCGGTTTCACCGGCGCGCTTACGCAAAGTTCCCGCAAGGTGACGCAATGCTGGAAGCAGATTGTCTTGAATCTCTAAGGCAGCCGCGACTGAAATCGCCGCCGGAATCACGTCGTTGCTGCTTTGGCCGTTGTTGACATCATCGTTGGGATGAATTTTTACATCACCACGCGAAGCCAACGTAGCAATCACTTCGTTGGCGTTCATGTTAGTCGAAGTGCCGCTTCCCGTTTGAAAAATGTCGATAGGAAACTGCCCATCGTGCGCGCCCTGCTCGATTTCATGCGCCGCAGCCGAAATCGCATCGGCTTTCTCGCGCGGCAGCAAATCCAAATCGGCATTGACTTCCGCTGCTGCTGCTTTAATCAATGCAATCGCCCGGATGAAGGGGCGCGGAAAGGTGATGCCCGAAATCGGGAAGTTCTCGACGGCGCGCTGAGTTTGCGCGGCATAAAGCGCATCGGCGGGCACTTGCATTTCGCCCATCGAATCTTTTTCAATACGGGTATTCATTAAATTCCTTTAAGTGTACGGTCGAATTCGACCGTACTTGTGCAGCGCGTTTATACACCGCGATTCCATTATAAATTCTTTTTGCCACGCCGCATCAGCTTCGCCGAAACAGCGCGCGCTTCGTCGAGTCGGAGCGCCGAACCAACGCTCACAAAAGCTCCCGCTCCCAGAATCGCCGCTACGCCGAGCAATACGCTGTTCACAAGGACTTTTACCAAACCGTGCCCATTCGCCGCTTGTGCGCCAAATGCAAGCACGACAAGTGATGCCATTCCGTAGGCTGCGC
The Abditibacteriaceae bacterium DNA segment above includes these coding regions:
- a CDS encoding class II fumarate hydratase, giving the protein MNTRIEKDSMGEMQVPADALYAAQTQRAVENFPISGITFPRPFIRAIALIKAAAAEVNADLDLLPREKADAISAAAHEIEQGAHDGQFPIDIFQTGSGTSTNMNANEVIATLASRGDVKIHPNDDVNNGQSSNDVIPAAISVAAALEIQDNLLPALRHLAGTLRKRAGETDDVIKTGRTHLMDAMPIRLSQEIGGWAAQVEAGIERILNSQPRLLELATGGTAVGTGINAHPEFGHRLAQRLGEKTHIPFIEARNHFAAQSAQDAAVEMSGQLKTLASALFKIANDLRWMNSGPQAGLGEIVLPSLQPGSSIMPGKINPVIPEATMMVCAQVMGNDATITFSNASGNFQLNVMLPVIAHNLLQSITLLGNVSNLLADKAIAGFEVKAEAMQELVDKNPIMVTVLNPVIGYEKGAAIAKQAYKENRRLKDVALENTELSDAELTELLDARGMTEGGIKGSGGGGG